A section of the Roseivirga sp. BDSF3-8 genome encodes:
- a CDS encoding BamA/TamA family outer membrane protein has translation MNFTYRLIFTLALSGLMLLAGLRQTKAQNSTDSLTFSLFLIGDTGAPTLPGARENLEKLRGQLLQSGKHSAVVYLGDNIYPYGLPDENDPLYEIESQKITLQLDLLEGYAGQIYFIPGNHDWRQGKENGLNRVRNQERLVESYLENEEAFIPNDGCPGPIVKYLSENIVLIVVDTQYFLHKNTVPTKEDGCEYTDLDEVLTQVQDILERNQDKKVVLATHHPFFSAGPHGGHTTWKQHIFPLTDLDDNLYIPLPLIGSIYPLYRSLLGDIQDMPNPRYSQVRNAFVSLLNSYPNTIHAAGHEHMLQYYLEDSVHYIVSGSGAKTATVMREGGKFLANQNGFARLDFFGNGDVKLEFHSINNEKAIYDEIIFNKAIDTSAAADLSEGSRNLDYSDSTVIVAASGQYAANSFRKWLMGDNYRKEWQQPVKVPVFDISKEKGGLEIVKRGGGQQTKSLRLEADDEKQYVLRSIEKYPENAIPAPLRKTFAADIVQDQISASHPYGAIVLPPLADAAGVLHTNPSVVFLPDDPLLGPYRKDFANTLVLYEERPDEDWSDQASFGYSEELLSTRSVIEDLKDDSDNYVVQDEVLRARLFDMIIGDWDRHDDQWRWAEYDNDGKGKHYIPVPRDRDQVFFVNEGFIPKLASRKWAMPKIEGFDYEMRYPPGFMYNARYFDRTFLNQLEKEDWVAISDTLQRRLTDESIEQAIKSWPKEIYELSGEEIVAKLKSRRDNLKGNALEHYSFLAKGVDIPGSDKHEHYMVDRLDDDRTRVRIYKRKKDEGTTDKLLYDRTFFTDETDEIRLFGLEGEDRFDIKGDAKDGILIRVIGGADTDTVIVDSNVRGWVRKTKVYDTNEDNYIVKNSDTKDRTSDRLDVNAYDRKAFRYDQLIPLVSIEYNPDDGIFLGGGAMYTKHGFRREPYASRNKFTTNYALNTGSFNIRYKGEFNQTVASLDLVARANIRAPRFVNNFFGLGNEAVNEEDANGINYYRVRYEWWDIGVELRKRFGFSEISAGPMYEGIELENTGGRFIAEMAENDELEPSLFSNRNYGGISGHYELDLRDDEIIPKRGIYFNIEGRAMTGINDLSNDYGVLQGDLRFYNTFRKPFPFTFATRFGGGVTLGDFPFFQAQKLGGTENLRGYRMTRFYGGSMAYNNTEVRIHLLNFQTYLFPGQLGILAFHDVGRVWFDGESSDKWHTGYGGGIFVSPIGQVVISAMIGASEEDVLPLVKFGFQF, from the coding sequence ATGAACTTTACGTACCGATTGATTTTTACCCTGGCACTGTCAGGCCTCATGCTATTAGCCGGATTACGGCAGACCAAAGCTCAAAACAGCACGGATAGCCTCACTTTTAGTTTATTCCTGATCGGCGATACGGGAGCCCCCACCTTACCAGGAGCCAGAGAAAACCTGGAAAAATTGCGCGGCCAGCTACTCCAATCCGGTAAGCACAGCGCGGTTGTTTACCTTGGAGACAACATTTACCCCTATGGCCTTCCGGATGAAAATGACCCTCTCTATGAGATAGAATCACAAAAGATCACCTTGCAGTTAGACCTGCTCGAAGGGTATGCCGGCCAAATCTACTTTATCCCCGGTAACCATGATTGGCGACAGGGTAAGGAAAATGGCCTGAACCGCGTAAGAAACCAGGAACGCCTGGTAGAGTCTTATCTGGAAAATGAAGAGGCCTTTATCCCTAATGATGGCTGCCCCGGTCCGATAGTGAAATACCTCTCTGAAAACATAGTACTTATCGTAGTAGATACGCAGTACTTTCTACATAAAAACACAGTACCCACCAAAGAGGATGGCTGTGAATACACAGATCTGGATGAGGTTCTGACACAGGTACAGGACATACTGGAGCGTAACCAGGATAAGAAAGTAGTACTGGCCACCCACCACCCGTTTTTCAGTGCCGGACCACACGGTGGACATACCACATGGAAGCAACACATATTTCCTCTGACCGACCTGGATGATAACCTCTACATCCCCCTCCCTCTTATAGGCTCAATATATCCCCTGTACCGTAGTTTGCTGGGTGACATTCAGGACATGCCTAACCCGCGCTATTCACAGGTACGCAATGCGTTTGTAAGCTTACTTAACAGCTATCCGAACACTATACATGCGGCAGGCCATGAGCATATGCTGCAGTACTACCTGGAAGATAGCGTGCACTACATTGTAAGCGGGTCTGGCGCTAAGACCGCTACAGTGATGCGCGAAGGGGGAAAATTTCTGGCTAATCAAAATGGTTTTGCCAGGCTGGATTTCTTCGGAAATGGTGATGTAAAACTTGAGTTCCACAGCATTAATAACGAAAAGGCCATTTATGACGAAATCATATTTAATAAGGCGATAGACACATCGGCAGCAGCCGACCTTTCCGAGGGTTCCAGAAACCTGGACTACTCTGACAGTACGGTCATAGTAGCCGCCAGCGGGCAATACGCAGCCAATAGTTTCAGAAAGTGGCTCATGGGCGATAACTACCGGAAGGAGTGGCAACAGCCTGTAAAAGTCCCGGTATTTGATATCTCCAAGGAAAAAGGTGGCCTGGAAATAGTAAAGCGTGGTGGTGGGCAGCAAACCAAGAGTCTGCGGCTGGAAGCTGATGATGAAAAACAGTATGTACTCCGCAGCATAGAAAAATACCCTGAGAATGCTATACCTGCCCCCTTACGAAAGACCTTTGCCGCCGATATCGTACAGGACCAGATCAGCGCCTCTCACCCCTACGGAGCCATAGTGCTGCCTCCGCTAGCTGATGCAGCAGGGGTGTTGCACACCAACCCCAGTGTGGTTTTTCTTCCCGATGATCCACTCTTAGGGCCTTACCGTAAAGATTTTGCAAACACCCTGGTACTTTATGAAGAGCGGCCCGATGAAGACTGGTCGGACCAGGCAAGTTTCGGATATAGCGAAGAGCTGCTAAGTACCCGTTCTGTAATAGAGGACCTGAAAGACGATAGCGATAATTATGTAGTGCAGGATGAAGTACTCAGAGCCCGCCTCTTTGATATGATCATAGGAGACTGGGACCGGCACGATGACCAGTGGCGATGGGCAGAGTATGACAATGATGGTAAAGGAAAACACTACATACCTGTTCCCCGAGATCGAGACCAGGTATTTTTTGTAAATGAGGGGTTTATACCTAAGCTGGCCAGCCGTAAATGGGCAATGCCTAAAATAGAAGGCTTTGACTACGAGATGCGCTACCCTCCGGGGTTTATGTATAATGCCCGCTACTTTGATCGTACCTTTCTAAACCAATTGGAGAAAGAAGACTGGGTCGCTATATCTGACACCTTGCAGCGCCGCCTTACTGATGAGTCTATTGAACAGGCTATTAAGTCCTGGCCAAAAGAAATCTATGAGCTTTCCGGTGAGGAAATAGTAGCTAAGCTCAAAAGCCGTAGAGATAATCTAAAAGGTAATGCCCTTGAGCATTATTCTTTTCTCGCCAAAGGAGTAGACATACCCGGTAGCGATAAGCATGAGCACTATATGGTGGATCGCCTGGATGACGACCGTACCAGAGTCAGAATATACAAACGAAAAAAAGACGAAGGCACTACCGATAAGCTTCTGTATGACCGTACGTTTTTTACTGATGAAACAGATGAGATCAGGCTCTTTGGACTGGAAGGCGAAGACCGCTTCGATATAAAAGGAGATGCAAAAGATGGCATTCTGATTCGGGTAATAGGCGGTGCCGATACAGATACCGTGATAGTGGATAGCAATGTTCGCGGGTGGGTTCGCAAAACCAAGGTGTATGATACCAACGAGGACAATTACATCGTAAAGAACAGTGATACCAAGGACCGCACGAGTGATCGTCTCGACGTAAATGCGTACGACCGCAAGGCGTTTCGCTATGACCAGCTCATACCACTTGTTTCCATAGAGTATAACCCTGACGATGGGATATTTCTGGGTGGGGGAGCGATGTATACGAAACATGGTTTCAGACGAGAGCCCTACGCCAGCAGAAATAAATTTACGACAAACTATGCGCTTAATACCGGGTCGTTCAACATCCGGTACAAAGGTGAGTTCAACCAAACCGTCGCGTCGTTAGACCTTGTGGCCAGGGCCAATATCCGTGCTCCGAGATTTGTTAACAACTTTTTTGGCTTAGGCAACGAGGCGGTAAATGAAGAAGACGCAAATGGCATAAACTATTACCGTGTCCGCTACGAGTGGTGGGATATCGGCGTGGAACTCCGCAAGCGCTTCGGCTTTAGCGAAATTAGTGCCGGTCCTATGTATGAAGGCATAGAGCTGGAAAATACAGGAGGTCGCTTTATTGCAGAAATGGCCGAGAACGATGAACTCGAGCCCAGCCTTTTTAGTAACCGGAACTATGGAGGTATTAGTGGCCACTACGAACTGGATTTGCGTGATGATGAAATAATCCCTAAAAGAGGCATCTATTTCAATATTGAGGGCCGGGCCATGACAGGTATCAATGACCTTAGTAATGATTATGGCGTGTTACAAGGTGATCTCAGGTTCTACAACACCTTCCGCAAGCCATTCCCATTTACCTTTGCCACACGCTTTGGCGGTGGGGTGACCCTGGGTGATTTCCCGTTTTTCCAGGCACAAAAACTGGGCGGTACGGAAAATCTACGTGGCTACCGGATGACCCGCTTTTACGGAGGTTCCATGGCATATAATAATACGGAGGTTCGTATTCACCTGCTGAATTTTCAAACCTACCTTTTCCCGGGTCAGCTAGGCATACTCGCCTTTCATGATGTAGGCCGTGTCTGGTTCGACGGTGAATCTTCAGACAAGTGGCATACAGGATACGGAGGAGGTATATTCGTCTCTCCGATAGGCCAGGTGGTCATTTCAGCCATGATAGGTGCCTCAGAGGAGGATGTATTGCCTTTAGTGAAATTTGGCTTCCAGTTCTAG
- a CDS encoding redoxin domain-containing protein: protein MKFSAFGLIFDIDPNTMMVYLRRFLSLLLISVACLAFSAAVPAEKPAGEVYVFLFSECPISQKYIPKLNRLNEKYPQIHFTGIFTGWDEPADIEAFKEKYGVEFETMRDEGNKMVEMLDATTTPEVFLFDNEMTALYRGKIDNWYYALGKYRNHTTRHYLDEAISAYLNGEIIETVRTQPVGCLIERNSVCK, encoded by the coding sequence TTGAAATTCTCAGCATTTGGCCTTATTTTTGACATAGACCCAAATACGATGATGGTATATCTGAGACGTTTTCTCTCGCTGCTGCTGATCAGCGTTGCTTGCCTGGCATTTTCTGCCGCCGTGCCGGCAGAAAAGCCTGCCGGAGAGGTATATGTGTTCCTGTTTTCAGAATGCCCCATCAGCCAGAAGTATATTCCTAAACTAAATAGGCTGAATGAAAAATATCCGCAAATACACTTTACGGGCATTTTCACGGGTTGGGATGAGCCAGCAGATATAGAAGCCTTTAAGGAAAAGTATGGTGTGGAGTTTGAGACTATGCGGGATGAAGGCAACAAAATGGTCGAAATGCTGGACGCCACTACTACGCCGGAAGTATTCCTTTTTGATAATGAGATGACTGCCCTTTATCGTGGCAAAATAGATAACTGGTATTATGCGCTGGGCAAGTACCGCAACCATACCACCCGCCACTATCTGGACGAGGCTATTTCGGCTTACCTTAACGGAGAGATCATTGAAACGGTACGCACCCAACCGGTAGGGTGCCTTATCGAACGGAACAGCGTATGCAAATAA
- a CDS encoding pinensin family lanthipeptide, translating to MKKKLNIEKLKVESFVCDVQPEQKNEVKGGESAWCVTFNYYTQCMCNHH from the coding sequence ATGAAAAAGAAATTGAACATCGAGAAACTTAAAGTTGAAAGCTTTGTATGTGACGTGCAGCCAGAGCAGAAGAATGAAGTAAAAGGTGGAGAGTCAGCCTGGTGCGTTACGTTCAACTACTACACACAGTGTATGTGCAACCACCATTAA
- a CDS encoding SDR family NAD(P)-dependent oxidoreductase, whose translation MDLQLTGKTAFVSGSTAGIGYAIAKRLLIEGAEVVINGRSQESVDEAIEKLKREVAKAQISGIPADFSNAVQVGGLIERLPDIDILVNNAGIFQPKDFADIPDEDWYRFFDVNVMSGIRLCRAVFPKMLERNEGRIIFISSESGIAIAEEMIHYSMTKTAQLAISRGLAQLAKGTNITVNSVLPGPTRSRGVKKFIEEVAESQDMSVEEAEQDFFTTNRPNSLLQRFIEVDEIANTVAYFASPLSAATNGAAIKAEGGIVTSII comes from the coding sequence ATGGATTTACAGCTAACTGGTAAAACCGCCTTCGTGAGCGGATCTACGGCAGGTATAGGGTACGCTATCGCAAAAAGACTCCTGATAGAAGGAGCTGAAGTAGTTATTAATGGCCGCTCCCAGGAAAGCGTAGATGAGGCCATAGAGAAGTTGAAAAGGGAGGTGGCTAAAGCGCAGATTTCTGGTATTCCTGCTGATTTCTCTAATGCGGTACAGGTAGGCGGGCTAATTGAGCGGCTTCCTGATATTGATATCCTGGTGAATAATGCAGGTATTTTTCAGCCGAAAGACTTTGCCGATATCCCTGATGAGGATTGGTACAGGTTTTTTGACGTAAATGTAATGAGCGGTATCAGGCTTTGCCGGGCTGTATTCCCTAAGATGCTGGAGCGAAATGAAGGGCGCATCATTTTTATCAGTAGCGAATCAGGCATTGCTATAGCCGAAGAAATGATACACTATAGCATGACCAAGACTGCACAATTGGCGATTAGCCGCGGACTTGCACAGCTAGCCAAGGGCACGAACATTACCGTAAACTCGGTGTTGCCCGGCCCTACCCGGTCTCGTGGAGTGAAGAAGTTTATTGAAGAAGTAGCCGAGTCACAGGATATGTCAGTAGAAGAGGCTGAACAAGACTTCTTTACTACTAACCGCCCTAACTCTCTGCTGCAGCGCTTTATAGAGGTAGATGAAATTGCTAATACAGTGGCCTATTTTGCCAGTCCGCTTTCTGCGGCTACTAACGGCGCTGCCATAAAAGCCGAAGGCGGAATAGTGACGTCAATTATCTGA
- a CDS encoding IS3 family transposase (programmed frameshift) — MKRLRRHFDKEFKQMAVELCDADKTAKEVAEELGIRSELVRRWCREFKQHGESSFSGQGNPTLSEDEKEIVRLKKELRDAQLERDNLKKGHKHFLQGRQQVYRFIKAFKAEYAVEKMCNVFQVSRSGYYAWCNRKPSNRAKARKGLQQEIRQIYTEVKGRYGSPKICAELQRNGRKASRPFVARLMRAERLKCIRSKKYRGYTTDSDHHYSIPDNHLNRDFTAARPAEKWVSDITYIWAGTKWLYLTTIIDLYDRKVIGWSLSTTLSVSETVMKAWQMAIKNRPIEKELIFHSDRGIQYASEAFTYELRKRSVIQSMSRKANCWDNAVAESFFRTLKSEMVYHTHFNNIMQAKRAVFEFIEVWYNRKRLHAALEYKTPEEYGNTNLPICA, encoded by the exons ATGAAGAGATTACGCAGACACTTTGATAAGGAGTTTAAGCAAATGGCTGTAGAGTTGTGCGATGCAGACAAAACAGCCAAAGAAGTAGCCGAAGAATTAGGGATTCGTTCCGAACTGGTCAGGCGCTGGTGCCGTGAGTTCAAACAACATGGAGAATCTAGTTTTTCCGGCCAGGGCAACCCTACTTTAAGTGAAGATGAGAAGGAGATAGTTCGGTTAAAGAAAGAGCTACGGGACGCTCAGTTGGAACGTGATA ATCTTAAAAAAGGCCATAAGCATTTTCTCCAAGGGAGACAGCAGGTTTACCGATTCATAAAGGCATTTAAGGCTGAATATGCTGTTGAGAAAATGTGTAACGTATTCCAGGTCAGCCGCAGCGGTTATTATGCCTGGTGCAATCGTAAACCGTCGAATCGGGCTAAAGCCAGGAAGGGATTACAACAGGAAATACGTCAGATTTATACCGAGGTAAAAGGAAGGTATGGAAGTCCGAAGATCTGTGCAGAATTACAGAGAAACGGCAGAAAAGCCTCCCGTCCTTTTGTCGCCAGGCTGATGCGAGCTGAAAGGTTGAAATGTATCAGGAGCAAAAAATACAGAGGTTATACAACAGATTCAGATCATCACTACAGTATTCCGGACAATCATTTAAATCGGGATTTTACCGCTGCAAGGCCGGCAGAGAAGTGGGTGTCAGATATAACCTATATCTGGGCGGGCACCAAATGGCTTTATTTGACGACTATCATTGATTTATATGACCGTAAAGTCATTGGATGGTCTTTGAGTACGACATTAAGTGTATCTGAGACGGTGATGAAAGCCTGGCAAATGGCAATTAAGAACAGGCCGATAGAAAAAGAACTGATCTTTCATTCAGACCGGGGGATACAGTACGCCTCCGAGGCATTTACTTACGAACTCAGAAAAAGAAGTGTTATCCAGAGTATGAGCAGAAAGGCCAACTGCTGGGACAATGCGGTAGCTGAAAGCTTCTTTAGAACTCTGAAATCGGAAATGGTATATCACACCCATTTTAACAATATCATGCAGGCTAAAAGAGCTGTTTTTGAGTTTATTGAGGTGTGGTATAACCGAAAGAGGCTACATGCCGCACTAGAGTATAAAACACCTGAAGAATACGGAAATACAAACTTACCTATATGTGCTTAA
- a CDS encoding SbcC/MukB-like Walker B domain-containing protein has translation MIPVTLTIEGLYSYRERQTIDFETLTSGQLFGIFGGVGSGKSSILEAIMFVLYDRSPRLSARGDNRYYNMLNLQSDSLYIDFTFKAGKQNESLYRFTFTAQRKKSDYDTVEVKERGYYIDKGGDWQPLPDKLDTAEVVGMSYEHFMQTIIIPQGKFREFIDQPARDRTKMLQELFRLDKFDLGEPANKLVSGTKEDLLVLNTQLEGLGEVSEEQLAEGQQAIAEMKEKLLDGQKETVDLQAQQKECERLKGLYDSLKAYRNELTILQGQQDSYQQRRSSLARYELAVVEFRDKLESYGQLQQDLIEQKEQVTNLIQSLERQKGALAEAEKDYEEAEKGLANREQLRQQLEDLELIIDIGEESRKEKGLSEKLKAQDAACEKIRHDLEEGKTRLGKTREQQAGLEDMPDREGEIITALNARRDIRRHQERTTKLKETVAAERLQLEKQQGELQELLKSSGLEADSSLATEAIEEQIAERLRDAEKEQATLAEEKNRLQVKHRLSEWANDLKEGDPCPLCGATHHPDVAGFEAVHSQLKVLSKKEAAEKDKARVWTDLKVQVSRIAATLEGAQQNVQSRERELAEHESQPLPEVAPDYAEATEETLQQSLEAAKAARQHRSKLAKQREEQEATVEKLRTLAETQERARQETQSEQRIAAAAVADKKQRVKVLPVEKFMEKPVEELRRSAERGRRKIADLEATYEQKKKAAEEAKQAYVQTEATLKSREEQKNLTAKRAEDRTAELNALATQHNFDSLQDIKALLKKGLDIATEKDALAAYDKKLHSLGEQVKKCESDIDGQAYEAERHETLNRRLDELRETTGNLEKQLAVAEKERQRMLEQMEKKKDLLEKKEALEVRLGNLNEIAYLFRGSGFVRYVSSIRLRDLCRAANERFFKLTKNNLSLELNEQNDFIVRDYLNNGRTRLLKTLSGGQTFQAALCLALALAENIRSLNEADQSFFFLDEGFGSLDKDSLRIVFETLKSLRKENRIVGIISHVEELQQEIDLYLKIENDKERGSMIGYSWKGD, from the coding sequence ATGATTCCTGTAACGCTGACAATAGAAGGCCTGTACTCTTACCGGGAGCGGCAGACGATAGACTTTGAGACTCTTACGAGCGGGCAGCTTTTTGGCATATTTGGCGGGGTGGGCTCGGGTAAGTCGTCTATACTGGAGGCGATCATGTTTGTGCTGTACGATCGCAGTCCGCGACTGAGTGCGCGGGGTGACAACCGGTACTACAATATGCTGAACCTGCAGAGTGACAGCCTGTACATTGACTTTACTTTTAAAGCGGGTAAGCAAAATGAGAGCCTTTACCGCTTTACGTTTACGGCGCAGCGCAAAAAGAGCGACTATGACACGGTGGAGGTAAAGGAGCGTGGCTACTATATTGATAAGGGAGGTGACTGGCAGCCGCTGCCGGATAAGCTGGATACGGCGGAGGTAGTGGGCATGAGCTATGAGCACTTCATGCAAACGATTATCATTCCCCAGGGGAAGTTCAGGGAGTTTATCGACCAGCCGGCGCGTGACCGCACGAAGATGCTGCAGGAGCTCTTCCGCCTGGATAAGTTTGACCTGGGGGAGCCGGCAAATAAGCTGGTGAGCGGTACGAAGGAGGACTTGCTGGTGCTGAATACGCAACTGGAGGGCTTGGGAGAGGTGAGCGAGGAGCAGTTGGCGGAAGGCCAGCAGGCTATAGCGGAGATGAAAGAAAAGCTGCTGGATGGCCAAAAGGAAACGGTGGACCTGCAGGCACAGCAAAAGGAATGTGAACGGCTGAAGGGGCTTTACGACTCGCTAAAGGCATACCGCAATGAACTGACGATACTGCAGGGGCAGCAGGACAGCTACCAACAGCGCCGCTCCTCGCTGGCGCGGTATGAGCTGGCGGTGGTGGAGTTTCGCGATAAGCTGGAAAGCTACGGGCAGCTACAGCAGGACCTTATAGAACAGAAGGAACAGGTAACAAACCTTATCCAAAGCCTGGAACGACAGAAGGGGGCGCTGGCAGAAGCGGAAAAGGATTATGAAGAGGCAGAAAAGGGGCTTGCGAACCGGGAGCAACTGCGCCAGCAGTTGGAGGACCTGGAGCTGATTATTGACATAGGCGAGGAAAGCAGGAAGGAAAAAGGCCTTAGTGAAAAGCTAAAGGCACAGGATGCGGCATGTGAGAAGATCAGGCACGATCTGGAAGAAGGGAAAACAAGGCTGGGAAAAACGAGGGAGCAACAGGCGGGCCTTGAGGATATGCCTGACCGCGAGGGGGAGATTATAACGGCGCTGAACGCACGGCGTGACATACGCCGGCACCAGGAGCGAACGACCAAGCTTAAGGAGACGGTGGCGGCGGAGCGGCTCCAACTGGAAAAGCAGCAGGGGGAGCTACAGGAGCTTCTGAAAAGCAGCGGGCTGGAAGCAGACTCATCCCTGGCTACAGAGGCTATCGAAGAGCAGATTGCCGAAAGGTTACGGGACGCTGAAAAGGAACAGGCGACGCTGGCGGAAGAAAAGAACAGGCTGCAGGTAAAGCACCGGCTATCTGAGTGGGCGAATGACCTAAAGGAGGGAGACCCCTGCCCGCTGTGTGGAGCCACGCACCACCCGGATGTAGCGGGCTTTGAAGCGGTACATAGCCAACTGAAAGTGCTAAGCAAAAAGGAAGCAGCGGAAAAGGATAAAGCAAGGGTGTGGACGGACCTGAAGGTACAGGTAAGCCGCATAGCAGCGACACTGGAGGGGGCGCAACAAAATGTGCAGAGCCGGGAAAGGGAACTGGCGGAACATGAGAGCCAGCCTTTGCCTGAGGTGGCCCCGGACTATGCTGAAGCGACGGAAGAAACGCTGCAGCAGAGCCTGGAGGCAGCGAAAGCGGCCCGCCAGCACAGGAGTAAGCTGGCAAAACAGCGGGAGGAGCAGGAAGCAACAGTGGAAAAACTGCGGACACTCGCTGAAACGCAGGAGCGTGCCCGGCAGGAAACGCAATCGGAACAGCGGATAGCGGCGGCAGCGGTAGCGGATAAAAAGCAGCGGGTAAAGGTGCTGCCGGTGGAGAAGTTCATGGAAAAACCGGTGGAGGAGTTGCGCCGCAGTGCGGAGCGGGGTCGCCGTAAGATCGCGGACCTGGAGGCCACTTACGAGCAGAAAAAGAAAGCGGCAGAGGAGGCTAAGCAGGCTTATGTACAAACAGAAGCTACGCTGAAGAGCCGCGAGGAGCAAAAGAACCTGACGGCAAAGCGTGCGGAGGATAGAACGGCGGAACTCAATGCGCTGGCTACGCAGCATAACTTTGACTCGCTGCAGGATATAAAAGCGTTGCTAAAAAAGGGGCTGGACATAGCGACGGAAAAGGACGCACTGGCGGCCTATGACAAAAAGCTGCACAGCCTTGGGGAGCAGGTGAAGAAGTGCGAGAGTGACATCGACGGCCAGGCTTATGAAGCGGAACGGCATGAAACCCTGAATAGGCGCCTGGATGAACTGCGGGAGACGACGGGCAACCTGGAAAAGCAACTGGCAGTGGCGGAAAAAGAGCGCCAGCGGATGCTGGAGCAGATGGAAAAGAAGAAGGACTTGCTGGAGAAGAAGGAGGCCCTGGAAGTACGCCTGGGCAACCTCAACGAGATTGCCTACCTCTTCCGGGGCAGTGGCTTCGTGCGCTATGTAAGCAGCATACGCCTGCGGGACCTGTGCCGGGCAGCAAACGAGCGATTCTTTAAGCTTACAAAAAACAACCTGAGCCTGGAGCTGAATGAGCAGAATGACTTCATTGTGCGCGACTACCTGAACAATGGCCGCACACGTCTGCTGAAGACGCTAAGCGGCGGGCAAACTTTTCAGGCAGCGCTTTGCCTGGCGCTGGCGCTGGCGGAAAATATCCGCAGCCTGAACGAGGCGGACCAGAGCTTTTTCTTCCTGGATGAGGGATTCGGCTCGCTGGATAAGGATAGCCTGCGCATTGTATTCGAAACGCTGAAGAGCCTGCGCAAAGAGAACCGCATCGTGGGCATTATCTCACACGTAGAGGAGCTGCAACAGGAGATAGACCTTTACCTGAAGATAGAGAATGATAAGGAGAGGGGCAGTATGATCGGGTATAGCTGGAAGGGTGATTAA
- a CDS encoding exonuclease SbcCD subunit D has product MRILHTADWHLGKRLMDYSRLPEQHEVMAEICEVADREEVDAVIVAGDLFDTYNPGNEAMELLYRTLKRLSREGQRPVIAIAGNHDSADRIEAPDPLARECGILFAGYPGSHIPAFTLDTGLEVSHSEPGFVEVRVPGIGYPMRLLLTPYANEVTMRRYLGEEDREEALRQVLAERWQHLADRYCDDLGVNMLTAHLYVMKKGGAEPEEPDDEKPILHMGGAQAIYTENFPKNMQYVALGHLHRYQTVDKEPCPVVYSSSPLSYSFSEAGQQKYVAIIDVEPGKEAEVRRVALEKGRKLIRKRFESTEEAVEWLTANEQTFVELTLVTETYLAAKTKKQLYNVHDGIVSLIPEVTGEQDPMQARGKVMPDMNRDIRDLFKSYFEHKKGQEPNEDLMQLFNEILEAQRS; this is encoded by the coding sequence ATGAGGATATTACATACGGCAGACTGGCACCTGGGTAAGCGGCTGATGGACTACTCGCGGTTGCCGGAGCAGCATGAGGTGATGGCGGAGATCTGTGAGGTGGCGGACCGCGAGGAGGTGGATGCAGTGATCGTGGCAGGTGACTTGTTTGATACGTATAACCCGGGCAATGAGGCGATGGAGCTGCTGTACCGTACGCTGAAGCGCCTGAGCAGGGAGGGCCAGCGGCCGGTGATTGCGATAGCGGGCAATCATGATTCGGCGGACCGGATAGAGGCACCTGACCCGCTGGCGCGGGAGTGTGGTATCCTGTTCGCAGGCTATCCGGGTTCGCATATACCTGCCTTTACGCTGGATACGGGGCTGGAGGTGAGCCACTCGGAGCCGGGCTTTGTGGAGGTTCGTGTGCCGGGCATAGGCTACCCGATGCGGCTCTTGCTGACGCCTTATGCGAATGAGGTAACGATGCGCCGCTACCTGGGTGAAGAGGACCGGGAGGAAGCGCTAAGGCAGGTGCTGGCGGAGCGCTGGCAGCACCTGGCGGATAGATATTGTGATGACCTGGGGGTGAATATGCTGACGGCGCACCTGTATGTGATGAAAAAAGGGGGGGCTGAACCGGAGGAGCCGGACGATGAAAAGCCGATCCTGCATATGGGTGGAGCGCAGGCGATCTATACGGAAAATTTTCCTAAAAACATGCAATATGTGGCGCTGGGCCATCTGCACCGCTACCAGACGGTGGACAAGGAGCCGTGCCCGGTGGTGTATAGCAGCAGCCCGCTGTCCTATAGCTTTAGTGAGGCGGGGCAGCAAAAGTATGTGGCGATAATTGATGTGGAACCGGGTAAGGAGGCGGAGGTGCGCCGGGTAGCGCTGGAAAAGGGCCGCAAGCTGATCCGGAAACGCTTCGAAAGTACGGAGGAGGCGGTGGAATGGCTCACTGCAAACGAGCAAACTTTTGTGGAGCTGACGCTGGTGACGGAGACGTACCTGGCTGCGAAGACGAAAAAGCAGCTATATAATGTGCACGATGGCATTGTGTCGCTGATACCGGAGGTGACGGGTGAGCAGGACCCGATGCAGGCAAGGGGAAAGGTGATGCCGGATATGAACCGGGACATTCGCGACTTGTTTAAGAGCTATTTTGAACATAAAAAAGGCCAGGAGCCTAACGAGGACCTGATGCAGCTATTTAATGAAATACTGGAGGCGCAACGCTCATGA